TCTGACTAAGGTGCTTAGCGTCCGGCTAAAGCGGGCAATGGCGATTTTGCGGGCAAGTACGCCGAATATAGGCATCTTGAGAATTAATTCATCGACTGTTTTTCTGGCCTTAGGTTTTTTAACTGTTATGGCTAGTCCAATGCTAGAAAGCAAGAAGGCTATAAATAGCAGTAATGCATACTCACGGAGAAATTCGCTCAAGCCCATCAATATTTTAGTCGGCAATGGAAGTTCCATCTTCATACCAATGAACATCTGCATAAAAGTCGGTAATACGAAGGTAAGAATAAAAATTACTACAATGAAGGCCATTGACAGGACTACGGCCGGGTAAGTCATCGCCGACTTTACTTTTTCATTGAGTTTATGCTCTTTTTCGAAATGCGTTGCCAAGCGGCCTAAAACATCGTCAAGCACTCCGCCTACTTCACCGGCCTCAACCATGTTTATCATTATAGCCGGGAAAATATTAGCATGGTCGGCTAAAGCACGCGATAACATCTCGCCTTCTTTTACCTTTTTATAGACATCCTGCAAGGCAGTTTTAAGACGCGGATTAGTTGATTGTTCTATCAGGATATTTAGGCAGGCTACAAGCGATAGTCCGGCATCTACCATTGTTGAAAATTGACGACAGACAACAGCTAAGTCCTTTGTACTAACTCGATGTAGGTTTTCTAGAAGACCTTCTATAGAGTTAGAACTGCTCTTCTTTTTAATCTGAGTGACAAAATAGCCCTTTTCTCGAATGTAAGAAGCAACTGCTGCTTCGCTGTCGGCCAGGATGCTACCAGTCAGTAGTTGGCCGCTTCGATCCTTGGCTTTGTAAATAAATGTTGTAGACATGTCTACCACCTAATAAAAATATTGTTATAATCCGTTGACTAGGCGAACAAAAGTCTCTTGGTTTATGGCCCGGGCTAAGGCATCCTCATAGGAGATAATCCCCCGGCGGTAAAGATCCTTTAGCGACATATCCATCGATTGCATGCCAAATCTAGCGCCTGTCTGAATTACAGATACTAGCTGATGGGATTTGCCTTCCCGGATTAAGTTACGCACTGCCGGATTTACTGTGAGGATTTCTAAAGCGACTACCCTGCCATTTCCATCAAGGCGGGGCAGCAGTTGCTGACAAACGATACCCTGTAGGGTAAGTGACAGTTGGATTCTTATCTGCTGCTGTTGGTGAGGCGGGAAAACATCAATTATTCTATCAATAGTTTGGGCAGCATCGCCGGTGTGCAGAGTGGCAAAAACCAAGTGGCCGGTTTCGGCAGCCGTAACAGCTATACCGATGGTTTCGACATCCCGCATTTCGCCGACTAAAATTACATCAGGGTCTTCACGTAAGGCAGCTCGTAAAGCATTAGCAAAAGAAAGTGAATCTGAGTGAATCTCGCGCTGATTAACAATGCTTTTATTATGCTTATGCAGATACTCTATTGGATCTTCAAGCGTTATGATATGGCAAGAGCGCTCTTCATTGATCAGCTTAAGCATGGCAGCCAAGGTTGTTGATTTACCACTGCCGGTAGGACCGGTAACCAATACTAGACCACGATGCTGACGGGCAAAGGTTTTTAGTATTTCTGGGTGGCCAAGCTTGTCCAAGGTTGGTACCTGCTCATTGACAACCCTAATCGCAATCGCTAAAGAGCCCCGCTGGCGGAAGGCATTGACACGAAAACGGCTAACACCTTGAATAGCAAACGAAAAATCGAGTTCGCCGTTAAGCGCAAGCTTTTGTCGTTGCTCTTGAGTGGTTATTTCATCAAAGAAAGCCATAGTGTCGGAGGGTAAAAGTGCGGGCGATTCATAATGCACTAGGCTGCCGTTAATTCGAAAAACTGGCGGTACTCCTACTGTGATATGAATATCGGAGGCATTCCTTTCGACTGCTGTTCTGAGTAAGGCTTCCATCATCATGCGTTATCCCCCATTAAACGCCCGCATACGCGACGCGCATGACTTCGGCGACAGTAGTTAATCCTTGTATTGCTTTATTAATGCCGTCTTCCCGCATCGATAACATACCTTCCTGCTTGGCAATGGTAGCAAATTTATCGGAAGAGGCCCCTTTATTGATAAGTTCGCGTATTTGGGTGCTAACCGGCATAACTTCATGGATCGCAATCCTGCCGTGGTAACCGGTATAGCCGCAGCTAGCGCAGCCTGATCCATGATACAGTGTTATCGGCTGATCCGGAGCTAGTCCTAAGAATAACCGCTCAACTGAATCAGGTTCGAGAGTATATGATTTACGGCATTCGGGACAAATCAATCGGACTAACCGCTGGGCAATTACGCCCAACACTGAAGATGCTACCAGAAAAGGTTCTACCCCCATGTCGGTAAGTCTGGTAATTGCCCCTGGAGCATCATTAGTATGCAGGGTACTTAATACAAGGTGCCCGGTAAGCGCCGCTCTCACAGCTATATCAGCTGTTTCACCATCGCGTATTTCGCCAACCATTACGATATTGGGGTCTTGCCGCAATATTGACCGTAGCCCGCTCGCAAAGGTTAAACCGGCTTTAGGATTAACCTGAACCTGGTTGATACCGTCTACACGATACTCGACAGGATCTTCTACTGTGATGACGTTTTTTTCCGGCGAGCTTATTTCCGATAATGTTGAATAAAGTGTCGTTGTTTTACCAGAGCCGGTAGGACCTGTAACTAAAATCATGCCATAAGATTGCGAGAAAAGTCTTCGGTAGCGATATAGATTATCGGAGGAAAACCCAAGCTTACTAATATCTAAAATAACGGCCTTTTTATCAAGAATACGCATAACTACCTTCTCACCGAGAATAGTCGGCAAGGTAGAAACCCGAATATCAATATCCCGTCCGGCGTCTCTTATCTTGATTCTGCCATCTTGCGGCAAACGTTTTTCGGCAATATCCATTTCAGCCATAATCTTTATTCGGGATACGATAGCAGCATAAATATCTTTCGTAAAACTGGATATTTCACGCAAAATACCGTCGATCCGAAACCGGACGCGGAGCGTTTTGTCTTGCGGCTCGATATGTATATCACTTGCCCGTTCACGAACAGCCTGACTAAACAACGAGTTAACCAAGCTGATTATTGGCGCATCGTCGGCTGTTTGAAATTCGGTCATTGTTTGATAGTCTTCAGGCTTAAGCTTATTTACGGCTTTATCTACTAAGTCCTGAACACCATAAGCTTGGCTTATGGCCCTCATTATTTCCCGTTCAGCAGCAATGACTGTGTCGATTTCACAGTTAGTAACCATTCTTACGTCATCAATCGCGTAAAAGTTAGTTGGGTCGACCATCGCCAACGTGAGTTTTTTTCCTTCGCGCTTAATCGGAATTATTTGATAGCGTTCAGCCAGACTTACCGGTATGGCAGCAGCAACTTCTTTGGTTATTGGCAGATTGGCTAAATCAACGTGCGGCACACCAAGCTGAAATTCCAAAACCTCAATCATACTGTCTTCAGATACATAACCAAGATTGAGCAATACCCTGCCGAGACGTTCATTGGTTTTCTGCTGTACGCTAAGAGCCTTATCCAGTTGTTCTTTAGTAATTATTCCTGCCTCTATCAGCAGATTACCTAAGCGCTTTCGTCCTTTAAACATTTCACACCGCCTTGACTATTAAAACCTATCATAAAGAATAGAAATGAACCTACCCTCGTCAACTGCTGTTAAAATAAAGATGTAAAACTGATAGATTAAAAAAGCAACCGCAGACATTCAATAAATAAAAATATCGTTTGGTCGGTTGCACTACTTGCTCAGTCCAGGCTAAAGTGCCCATATTTGACCATGAACTTCATTGCACCCTTTTATTTAATTGGTATTATATAAAATTCGTACAATATCGTGGTTTTCCTGCATATTAAACAAATTATGGATATTTTTCTGAATTAAGTTGAGAATTTATTGACAATCTCATACATTGTTTGACGTGGCGCCTTTACTCCTGTCCATAACTCAAAGGCAATCGCAGCCTGTTCGACCAGCATTCCATCTCCCGTAACTATATCATGGCCTCGTTTAGCGGCAGATGTTAGAAACATGGTTCGATATGGGTTATATACTATGTCACAAACTACTGCATGTTTACTTACTGTCTCCCAAATGACAGGAGGCTGTGAATTTAAATTTGGGTACATTCCTAGGGGCGTAGAGTTTATCAGTATATCTGTCTCTTGTAGATAGCTGCCGAAGCCGTTATCCTGCCAAGTCATTCCGGTAATTCTGGCATCGTTGAAGCTTTTAGCAAACTCAATAGCTTTCCTGTCATTGCGGGCGCCAGCAATTATCTTTCGGGCACCATGATTCAGCAATCCGCATACGATGGCTCGTGCTGCCCCGCCTGCCCCCAATATTGCAACCTTGGCATTATGGATTTTTGTCTTCTTAATTAATAATGCATTCACGAACCCTTCTGCATCGGTATTATAGCCAATACTTCTCCCGTTTTTTATAACTACAGTATTAACAGCTCCGATAATCTTTGCATTATTATCAATTTCATCCAGATAAGGCATTATTGCTACTTTATGCGGTATTGTTACATTTGCGCCTGAAAAACCCAAAGCTTTTAAACCGATTACTGCTGATTCTAGGCTTTCGGGCTGTGTCGGCAAAGGTATATAAGTATAATCAAGGCCACAAACCGCAAAGGCCGAATTATGGATAGCCGGCGATAGAGAATGCTCAACTGGCCATCCTAATATGCCGACTAGTTTTGTTTTGCCTGTAATCAATGGTTTTTCCTCCAAGTTACTTTAGTAGGCCTTTAGCTTTAAGGATACGTACTGTTAGTTTCTCAAGCTGTCGGGTAATTTTTGTGCCGATAAACTCGCGTGAACTTAATGGCTTTACCCAAATAGTATACATGCCGAGGCGGTTGCCACCCAAAATATCGGTGTATAACTGATCGCCGACTACTGCAACTTCTTCAGGGGAAAGTTCCATAATGAGGGCGGCCCGTTTAAAACCGTTTTTAGCAGGTTTATACGCCCGTGAAATAAAAGGAATACCGAATAGTCCGGCTATTTCATTAACTCGTTTATTACGGTTATTTGAGACCAGACAAATTTTTAAGCCCTTGCTAATAAGATTGTGTATAACTTCAGTCTCTTTTGGGCCCATGTTTGGGCTATCCCAAGGAATGATGGTATTATCAAGGTCAAAGATCAGGCCGCGTATACCGCTTTCGATTAACATCTCAATATTAATATCCTGCAGCGAGCCGATAATTAGGCGCGGACATAACAAGTTATACAAGAGAAACCCCCATCTGTATTTTCAAATATTATTTTACAACACGAGCTGTGAGAAAGATCACAACTTCAGTATCATTGTTGCTGTTATGACTGCTTTGAAATAGCTTACCGAGAATTGGGAGGTCACTTAAAAAAGGAACCTTGTTTTTCATCTGCGATTCATCGTTACCAATCAGTCCGCCGATTACCAGAGTTTCGCCGTCTTTCATCCGGACATTAGTTTCCGCTTCGCGAGTTGTAATACGGTAGGCTTTGATTGAGTCTACCAAGGAAGGTGAACTGACTTCTGTGCGTACTTTCGCTGTAATGAGGCCATCCGTATTAATAACTGGCGTATAGGTCAGTTTAATACCGGCATCAATATAGTCAATCTTGGTTGTTGTTTTTCCGGCGCTATCAGTGCTTTCAACGGGAACAGGAACACGATCACCGATTAGAATACGGGCTTCTTTGCCGTTTATGGTCATAACTTTAGGCTGAGCCAGCATTTTAGCGTTGCCATTGCTAATCAAAGCGTTAATTTTAGCCTGATAGTAAAATTCATAGGGATAGCCTTCTGGATTTCGACCAAAACGAATTATACCTTTATGACTATCACGTGTAACAGTTGTTTTTGGTACCATTATAGTAGACTTACCGTCCTCTGTCGGCACATATTCATATTCGTGGGTTACCTCCGGAAATTGCGGAGTAGCCTCCCAAGACCAATCTATACCGGTATCTTTAGAGTGAGTTTTGTTAATGGCTACAACCTTAGCCTCTAGTTCAACTTGCTGCTGAGGAACATCCAAAGTAGCAAGTATGGTTTTCACGCGGTCGATTCCTGTGATTGAACCGCTGATTACCAGAGAGTTAGAGGTATTATCAGCCTCAGCTTTTAGTTTTAAATCAGTCAGTAACGGCTTTAATGCTGTTTGAATATCGCTAACTTGCGCATAGTTAAGTTTAAGAACTTCTGTTGCGCCGATATCGGACGGCTCAATGATTACTGCATTGTTAATCTTTCGATAGGACAAGCCTTTTGCGCGGGTAACAAGATTCAGAGCTGTTTCAAAACTGACATCTTTAAGCTTCATGGTTACTTTACCTTTTACAGAATCATCGACGACGATATCGACACCGCCAATGGTTGCAAGCGTGTATAATACAGTACGCAAATCCTCATCCACGAAATTAATATCAAACGAAGTAGAGTTTGCACTACAAAGATTGGGTACAAGCAGTATTATAAGTGCGCTTAGTATTATTATCATTTTATTTCGCATTTTTGGCTTCTCCCTTATGTACCGTATCGAGGTTAAGGACTTTTGGACCGCTCGGACCGTGAAGCAATACGGTGTCATCCGAAATTGCTGCTACTTTATAGGTTCCCAAAGAATCATTTATTTGATAAGATTTGCTTTTGCCAGCAGAGTGGATTACTGCCAATCTCATATCCGGGGATGTAATAATTCCTGTAAGTCGGAGGCTTGGTAAGGCTTCTTTAGGCAGGACGGATCCCTGAATAACAGATGGTGTGTCAGACGGTAAATTCTTAGGTGTTAAATTCGAGGGACTAACTTTATTAGCATTTTTGGCAACCATATCGGGCGGCAAAGCAAAGGGATTACGTGTAACTTTTTCATTCTGATATCCGTTGGGCATTACCGGCTTAGAATTAACTAGCCCACTTTGCTTAATTTGTTTAACCTGCTGTTTTACTGGTGATACAGATGCCGTTCCCGCTGGTTCGGTTGATGTTGTTACATAATATGTA
The Veillonellaceae bacterium genome window above contains:
- a CDS encoding type II secretion system F family protein, giving the protein MSTTFIYKAKDRSGQLLTGSILADSEAAVASYIREKGYFVTQIKKKSSSNSIEGLLENLHRVSTKDLAVVCRQFSTMVDAGLSLVACLNILIEQSTNPRLKTALQDVYKKVKEGEMLSRALADHANIFPAIMINMVEAGEVGGVLDDVLGRLATHFEKEHKLNEKVKSAMTYPAVVLSMAFIVVIFILTFVLPTFMQMFIGMKMELPLPTKILMGLSEFLREYALLLFIAFLLSSIGLAITVKKPKARKTVDELILKMPIFGVLARKIAIARFSRTLSTLVRGGVPILSALEVVKKTMGNLSMVDALGKAQVNVKEGIGLAQTLGSSKVFTPMVIQMVAIGEESGSLDKMLEKIADFYESEVDDMVGRLSSILEPVIVGILGVVIGF
- a CDS encoding type IV pilus twitching motility protein PilT; the encoded protein is MMMEALLRTAVERNASDIHITVGVPPVFRINGSLVHYESPALLPSDTMAFFDEITTQEQRQKLALNGELDFSFAIQGVSRFRVNAFRQRGSLAIAIRVVNEQVPTLDKLGHPEILKTFARQHRGLVLVTGPTGSGKSTTLAAMLKLINEERSCHIITLEDPIEYLHKHNKSIVNQREIHSDSLSFANALRAALREDPDVILVGEMRDVETIGIAVTAAETGHLVFATLHTGDAAQTIDRIIDVFPPHQQQQIRIQLSLTLQGIVCQQLLPRLDGNGRVVALEILTVNPAVRNLIREGKSHQLVSVIQTGARFGMQSMDMSLKDLYRRGIISYEDALARAINQETFVRLVNGL
- the gspE gene encoding type II secretion system ATPase GspE, translated to MFKGRKRLGNLLIEAGIITKEQLDKALSVQQKTNERLGRVLLNLGYVSEDSMIEVLEFQLGVPHVDLANLPITKEVAAAIPVSLAERYQIIPIKREGKKLTLAMVDPTNFYAIDDVRMVTNCEIDTVIAAEREIMRAISQAYGVQDLVDKAVNKLKPEDYQTMTEFQTADDAPIISLVNSLFSQAVRERASDIHIEPQDKTLRVRFRIDGILREISSFTKDIYAAIVSRIKIMAEMDIAEKRLPQDGRIKIRDAGRDIDIRVSTLPTILGEKVVMRILDKKAVILDISKLGFSSDNLYRYRRLFSQSYGMILVTGPTGSGKTTTLYSTLSEISSPEKNVITVEDPVEYRVDGINQVQVNPKAGLTFASGLRSILRQDPNIVMVGEIRDGETADIAVRAALTGHLVLSTLHTNDAPGAITRLTDMGVEPFLVASSVLGVIAQRLVRLICPECRKSYTLEPDSVERLFLGLAPDQPITLYHGSGCASCGYTGYHGRIAIHEVMPVSTQIRELINKGASSDKFATIAKQEGMLSMREDGINKAIQGLTTVAEVMRVAYAGV
- a CDS encoding shikimate dehydrogenase, whose product is MITGKTKLVGILGWPVEHSLSPAIHNSAFAVCGLDYTYIPLPTQPESLESAVIGLKALGFSGANVTIPHKVAIMPYLDEIDNNAKIIGAVNTVVIKNGRSIGYNTDAEGFVNALLIKKTKIHNAKVAILGAGGAARAIVCGLLNHGARKIIAGARNDRKAIEFAKSFNDARITGMTWQDNGFGSYLQETDILINSTPLGMYPNLNSQPPVIWETVSKHAVVCDIVYNPYRTMFLTSAAKRGHDIVTGDGMLVEQAAIAFELWTGVKAPRQTMYEIVNKFST
- a CDS encoding YqeG family HAD IIIA-type phosphatase encodes the protein MYNLLCPRLIIGSLQDINIEMLIESGIRGLIFDLDNTIIPWDSPNMGPKETEVIHNLISKGLKICLVSNNRNKRVNEIAGLFGIPFISRAYKPAKNGFKRAALIMELSPEEVAVVGDQLYTDILGGNRLGMYTIWVKPLSSREFIGTKITRQLEKLTVRILKAKGLLK
- a CDS encoding type II and III secretion system protein; protein product: MRNKMIIILSALIILLVPNLCSANSTSFDINFVDEDLRTVLYTLATIGGVDIVVDDSVKGKVTMKLKDVSFETALNLVTRAKGLSYRKINNAVIIEPSDIGATEVLKLNYAQVSDIQTALKPLLTDLKLKAEADNTSNSLVISGSITGIDRVKTILATLDVPQQQVELEAKVVAINKTHSKDTGIDWSWEATPQFPEVTHEYEYVPTEDGKSTIMVPKTTVTRDSHKGIIRFGRNPEGYPYEFYYQAKINALISNGNAKMLAQPKVMTINGKEARILIGDRVPVPVESTDSAGKTTTKIDYIDAGIKLTYTPVINTDGLITAKVRTEVSSPSLVDSIKAYRITTREAETNVRMKDGETLVIGGLIGNDESQMKNKVPFLSDLPILGKLFQSSHNSNNDTEVVIFLTARVVK